Proteins encoded in a region of the Scatophagus argus isolate fScaArg1 chromosome 1, fScaArg1.pri, whole genome shotgun sequence genome:
- the si:ch211-71n6.4 gene encoding para-nitrobenzyl esterase isoform X2, translated as MNEDAFEVPERTEYRYLVQEEEEEVQYVRHRHYINPLLVLSRRCIVLICVGVLALLSLATYLGYMAQTLPPGVAQVSTHCGEFRGRHKNGAYSFKGMPYAAPPVGNLRWAPPTEPPCRTGVTDAGRFRSMCPQVRPLSSSGTVMGQEDCLFINVWTPALQPDAKLPVMVWIHGGYLHMLSGGEQNYSPTEKLAADTGVVYVSFNYRLNAFGFMALEILREGSPKNTSGNYGFMDQIAALKWVQRNIHVFGGDPGKVTIFGQSSGGTSVWTLMTSPLAKGLFHAAVDMSGSYIYNATLEQAESANLVFLKKTGCRDATCLRRLSIRQVLQAIPWHDSPSWGADDFSDLPFNGRFISPVAVVDGYVLEAPPFEVWEKKGDHSDVPFVIGTTEQEVDFSPPAQNISVWTWMDYEWFVTDKLQSFSEELPREALRLYPNSAPCPTTGRCPERAYTTMVSDIRVTCPNNDLAWRAAGKMGGDWPEYPAATALLSSNLSVVQDYAADRCELWKKNGLYAYAWMN; from the exons ATGAATGAGGATGCGTTCGAGGTCCCGGAGAGGACCGAGTACCGCTACctggtgcaggaggaggaggaggaggtgcagtaCGTGCGTCACAGACACTACATCAACCCCCTCCTGGTGCTGTCCAGGCGCTGCATCGTCCTCATCTGCGTCGGCGTGCTCGCGCTGCTCTCGCTCGCCACCTACCTGGGCTACATGGCCCAGACGCTGCCGCCGGGCGTGGCCCAGGTGTCCACGCACTGCGGGGAGTTCAGAGGAAGACAC AAGAACGGAGCCTACTCCTTTAAGGGCATGCCCTACGCCGCTCCGCCCGTTGGGAACCTGCGCTGGGCCCCTCCGACCGAACCGCCGTGCAGGACGGGGGTGACTGACGCGGGCCGCTTCCGCAGCATGTGCCCTCAGGTGCGGCCGCTGTCCAGCTCGGGGACAGTGATGGGCCAGGAGGACTGCCTCTTCATCAACGTGTGGACGCCCGCGCTGCAGCCTGACGCCAAGCTGCCCGTCATGGTCTGGATCCACGGAGGATacctgcacatgctcagtggaGGAGAGCAGAACTACTCGCCCACAGAGAAGCTGGCCGCCGACACGGGAGTGGTTTACGTCAGCTTCAACTACAGGCTCAACGCCTTCGGCTTCATGGCTCTGGAGATACTGCGAGAAGGTTCTCCGAAGAACACCTCGG GGAACTACGGCTTCATGGACCAGATCGCAGCGCTGAAGTGGGTCCAGAGGAACATCCACGTGTTTGGAGGAGATCCTGGGAAAGTCACCATATTTGGACAGAGTTCAG GTGGGACGTCCGTGTGGACCCTGATGACGTCTCCGCTGGCGAAGGGTCTGTTCCACGCGGCGGTGGACATGAGCGGCTCGTACATCTACAACGCGACGCTGGAACAGGCCGAGTCCGCCAACCTGGTGTTCCTGAAGAAGACGGGCTGCAGAGACGCGACTTGTCTCAGGCGTCTTTCCATCAGACAGGTCCTGCAG GCCATCCCGTGGCACGATTCCCCCTCCTGGGGAGCAGATGACTTCTCAGACCTCCCCTTCAATGGGCGCTTCATCAGCCCCGTTGCAGTGGTGGATGGATACGTCCTCGAAGCTCCACCTTTTGAGGTGTGGGAGAAGAAGGGTGACCACAGCGACGTTCCGTTTGTCATCGGGACGACAGAGCAGGAGGTTGACTTCAG cccTCCAGCTCAGAACATCTCAGTGTGGACCTGGATGGACTACGAGTGGTTTGTAACAG ATAAACTGCAGTCCTTCAGCGAGGAGCTGCCCAGAGAGGCCCTGAGGCTGTACCCCAACTCCGCCCCCTGTCCCACCACAGGCCGCTGTCCAGAGAGGGCCTACACCACCATGGTGTCCGACATCAGGGTCACCTGTCCCAACAACGACCTGGCCTGGCGGGCTGCAG